A region from the Nostoc sp. HK-01 genome encodes:
- a CDS encoding putative Transcriptional Regulator, Fis family protein, protein MQARSLDHIRQTQERLILEPVKQKLIKAFGTKTELEAYLRRMLRTLQQESPSTPGYAAGNIINLLRQLQINKSQPDSYIDLSGRDFSGLTIWQAYLKDANLQDTSFANADFKGSVFTETMSSIVSVRFSPDGKFFATGLITGEIRLWRTADTKQIRIYQGHSAWVWAFAFSPDSKILASGSADYTIKLWDVQTAECLQTFTEHTNKVYSVGFSPDGSLLASAGEDQTIKIWDIATGVCQQTLLGHDDWVWSVTFQPSSTTKNTFLLASGSADSKIKLWDINTGKCLKSLTGHNHEVHSVAFSPDGRTLASGSADRTLKLWDVNTGKCRQTWEGHSKKIYSVRFSPDGQTLASGSEDRTIKLWDIAQGECLKTLQGHYSQVWAIAFSPDSRTLISCSDDQTARLWDVNTGNCLNVLQGYTRDVYSVAFSPNSQILASGRDDHSINLWNLQTSECHPLREHQGRIRSVAFHPNKPILASGSADNTIKIWDITDIRHSKCTQTLTGHGNWVWTVAFSPDGQTLVSSSEDCSIRIWDISSGDCLKKIKEHSHWVWTVAFHPDGNTLASGSADSQIKLWNVAGECLQTFTEHQDMIWSVAFSPDGKLLASGSEDKTVKLWNLRTGECIHTLTGHDQQVYSVAFSPNGQILASAGADTTVMLWQVNTGEFLETLKLGHTAAIRSLAFTPDGKLLASGGEDEKIQLWDVQTCRRVRSLKPDRLYERMDISNITGLTDAERASLKMLGAVD, encoded by the coding sequence AGAACTCGAAGCTTATTTACGACGAATGCTGAGAACTTTACAGCAAGAGTCGCCCTCAACTCCAGGTTATGCAGCTGGTAACATAATCAATCTACTGCGACAACTCCAGATAAATAAATCACAGCCAGATTCATACATTGATTTGAGTGGACGTGATTTTTCTGGACTGACTATCTGGCAAGCATATCTCAAAGATGCAAATTTACAAGATACCAGCTTTGCCAATGCTGATTTCAAGGGTTCTGTTTTCACAGAAACGATGTCTAGTATCGTTTCTGTGAGATTTAGCCCTGATGGCAAATTTTTTGCCACAGGTTTAATCACCGGAGAAATTAGATTATGGCGGACTGCGGATACTAAACAAATTCGCATTTATCAAGGTCATAGCGCTTGGGTTTGGGCTTTTGCCTTTAGCCCAGACAGTAAAATCCTGGCCAGCGGTAGTGCAGACTACACAATTAAACTCTGGGATGTGCAAACAGCTGAATGTCTGCAAACATTCACAGAACATACAAATAAAGTTTATTCAGTAGGTTTCAGTCCCGATGGTTCTCTATTAGCCAGTGCGGGTGAAGACCAAACTATTAAAATTTGGGATATTGCTACAGGAGTTTGTCAGCAAACACTTTTGGGTCATGATGATTGGGTGTGGTCTGTCACCTTCCAACCATCTTCCACCACGAAAAATACTTTTTTACTTGCTAGTGGCAGCGCCGACAGCAAAATTAAGCTGTGGGATATCAACACAGGTAAATGTCTCAAAAGCTTGACTGGTCATAACCATGAGGTTCACTCAGTAGCTTTTAGTCCCGATGGGCGAACCCTCGCGAGTGGGAGTGCAGACCGTACCCTAAAACTGTGGGATGTAAATACAGGTAAATGTCGGCAGACTTGGGAAGGACATAGTAAAAAAATTTATTCTGTGCGTTTTAGTCCTGATGGGCAAACCCTCGCCAGTGGTAGTGAAGATAGAACAATTAAACTCTGGGATATCGCGCAGGGAGAATGTTTGAAAACACTACAAGGTCATTATAGTCAGGTGTGGGCGATCGCTTTCAGTCCTGACAGTCGCACCTTAATCAGTTGTAGCGACGACCAAACAGCCAGGCTTTGGGATGTCAATACAGGCAATTGTCTCAATGTCTTACAAGGCTATACCCGCGATGTCTATTCCGTAGCCTTTAGTCCCAATAGTCAAATTCTGGCGAGTGGAAGGGATGACCACAGTATTAACCTGTGGAACTTACAAACATCAGAATGTCACCCTCTCAGGGAACATCAAGGGCGAATTCGTTCTGTCGCCTTTCATCCCAATAAACCAATACTAGCCAGTGGTAGTGCTGACAATACAATTAAAATCTGGGATATCACAGACATTCGCCATAGCAAATGTACTCAAACCTTGACTGGACACGGTAACTGGGTATGGACAGTTGCTTTTAGTCCTGATGGGCAAACCCTAGTCAGTAGTAGCGAAGACTGTAGCATTCGCATCTGGGACATCTCAAGTGGTGATTGTCTGAAAAAAATCAAAGAACATAGCCATTGGGTGTGGACAGTAGCCTTTCATCCTGATGGCAATACTCTGGCAAGTGGTAGCGCTGACAGTCAAATTAAACTTTGGAATGTCGCCGGCGAATGTCTCCAAACTTTCACAGAACATCAAGACATGATTTGGTCAGTCGCCTTTAGTCCTGATGGGAAACTTTTAGCCAGTGGTAGCGAAGACAAAACCGTGAAGTTATGGAATCTTCGCACAGGCGAATGTATTCACACTTTAACAGGGCATGATCAACAAGTCTATTCAGTGGCATTTAGTCCCAATGGGCAGATTTTAGCTAGTGCTGGTGCTGATACCACTGTGATGCTATGGCAAGTAAATACAGGTGAGTTTCTCGAAACTTTGAAATTAGGACATACAGCAGCGATTCGTTCCTTAGCTTTTACTCCCGATGGTAAATTATTGGCGAGTGGCGGCGAAGACGAAAAGATTCAACTATGGGATGTGCAGACTTGTCGGAGAGTGCGATCGCTTAAACCAGATCGGCTCTACGAACGTATGGATATTAGCAATATCACAGGCTTAACAGATGCTGAAAGGGCTTCTTTAAAAATGTTAGGTGCTGTTGATTAA